In Dromaius novaehollandiae isolate bDroNov1 chromosome 2, bDroNov1.hap1, whole genome shotgun sequence, one DNA window encodes the following:
- the PUF60 gene encoding poly(U)-binding-splicing factor PUF60 isoform X1: MAATTTISLGTESIKMENGQSTAAKLGLPPLTPEQQEALQKAKKYAMEQSIKSVLVKQTIAHQQQQLTNLQMAAVTMGFGDPLSPLQSMAAQRQRALAIMCRVYVGSIYYELGEDTIRQAFAPFGPIKSIDMSWDSVTMKHKGFAFVEYEVPEAAQLALEQMNSVMLGGRNIKVGRPSNIGQAQPIIDQLAEEARAFNRIYVASVHQDLSDDDIKSVFEAFGKIKSCTLARDPTTGKHKGYGFIEYEKAQSSQDAVSSMNLFDLGGQYLRVGKAVTPPMPLLTPATPGGLPPAAAVAAAAATAKITAQEAVAGAAVLGTLATPGLVSPALTLAQPLGALPQAVMAAQAPGVITGVTPARPPIPVTIPQVGVVNPILASPPTLGLMEVKKEKEEEEVFQESERPEMLSEQEHMSISGSSARHMVMQKLLRKQESTVMVLRNMVDPKDIDDDLEGEVTEECGKFGAVNRVIIYQEKQGEEEDAEIIVKIFVEFSMASETHKAIQALNGRWFAGRKVVAEVYDQERFDNSDLSA; this comes from the exons ATGGCGGCTACAACGACCATCTCCCTG ggTACAGAGTCCATAAAGATGGAAAATGGACAAAGTACAGCAGCTAAACTGGGGCTTCCTCCCCTCACACCTGAACAGCAGGAAGCTCTCCAAAAA GCAAAGAAGTACGCAATGGAGCAGAGTATCAAGAGCGTGCTGGTGAAGCAAACCATcgcccaccagcagcagcagctcaccaACCTGCAG ATGGCAGCAGTGACAATGGGCTTTGGAGATCCTCTCTCACCTTTACAATCG ATGGCAGCTCAGAGGCAGCGCGCCCTGGCCATCATGTGTCGTGTGTATGTGGGTTCCATATACTATGAACTGGGAGAAGATACCATTCGTCAGGCCTTTGCCCCATTTGGACCTATAAAAAGCATTGATATGTCCTGGGACTCTGTTACAATGAAACACAAG GGTTTTGCTTTTGTGGAATATGAGGTGCCTGAAGCTGCTCAGCTGGCCTTGGAACAGATGAACTCTGTCATGTTGGGGGGAAGAAATATAAAG GTTGGAAGACCGAGTAATATAGGTCAGGCACAACCGATTATAGACCAGCTAGCAGAAGAGGCGAGGGCTTTTAACCGCATCTATGTGGCATCTGTTCATCAGGACCTTTCAGATGATGACATCAAGAGTGTGTTTGAGGCCTTTGGAAAGATTAAATCCTGCACACTAGCAAGGGATCCTACAACAGGAAAACACAAAGGCTATGGTTTCATTG AGTATGAGAAAGCACAGTCTTCTCAAGATGCTGTTTCTTCTATGAACCTCTTTGACCTCGGAGGTCAGTATCTCCGAGTCGGTAAAGCCGTCACTCCTCCGATGCCTCTCCTGACACCCGCTACCCCAGGAGGATTacctccagctgcagctgttgCTGCGGCAGCTGCTACGGCAAAAATCACAGCACAG gAAGCAGTGGCAGGAGCTGCAGTTCTTGGCACTTTGGCAACTCCTGGACTGGTATCTCCAGCACTGACTCTGGCCCAGCCGTTAGGGGCGTTGCCACAGGCTGTAATGGCAGCACAGGCACCAGGAGTCATTACAG GTGTAACCCCTGCTCGGCCTCCCATTCCAGTCACTATCCCACAAGTAGGAGTTGTGAATCCTATTCTGGCTAGTCCCCCAACGTTGGGCCTGATGGAGGtcaagaaggagaaggaggaggaggaagtgttCCAGGAGTCAGAGAGACCAGAGATGCTGAGTGAACAAGAACACATGAGCATATCTGGCAGCAGTGCCCGTCATATGGTGATGCAGAAGCTGCTTCGTAAACAGGAG tCCACTGTGATGGTGCTGCGCAACATGGTGGATCCAAAGGACATTGATGATGACTTGGAGGGAGAAGTGACAGAAGAGTGTGGCAAGTTTGGGGCTGTGAACAGGGTCATCATCTAccaggagaagcagggagaagaagaggaTGCCGAGATCATTGTCAAGATCTTTGTGGAGTTCTCCATGGCCTCCGAGACTCACAAAGCTATTCAGGCTCTGAATGGGCGCTGGTTTGCAGGAAGAAAGGTGGTGGCAGAGGTGTACGACCAGGAGAGATTTGATAACAGTGACCTGTCAGCATGA
- the PUF60 gene encoding poly(U)-binding-splicing factor PUF60 isoform X2, translated as MENGQSTAAKLGLPPLTPEQQEALQKAKKYAMEQSIKSVLVKQTIAHQQQQLTNLQMAAVTMGFGDPLSPLQSMAAQRQRALAIMCRVYVGSIYYELGEDTIRQAFAPFGPIKSIDMSWDSVTMKHKGFAFVEYEVPEAAQLALEQMNSVMLGGRNIKVGRPSNIGQAQPIIDQLAEEARAFNRIYVASVHQDLSDDDIKSVFEAFGKIKSCTLARDPTTGKHKGYGFIEYEKAQSSQDAVSSMNLFDLGGQYLRVGKAVTPPMPLLTPATPGGLPPAAAVAAAAATAKITAQEAVAGAAVLGTLATPGLVSPALTLAQPLGALPQAVMAAQAPGVITGVTPARPPIPVTIPQVGVVNPILASPPTLGLMEVKKEKEEEEVFQESERPEMLSEQEHMSISGSSARHMVMQKLLRKQESTVMVLRNMVDPKDIDDDLEGEVTEECGKFGAVNRVIIYQEKQGEEEDAEIIVKIFVEFSMASETHKAIQALNGRWFAGRKVVAEVYDQERFDNSDLSA; from the exons ATGGAAAATGGACAAAGTACAGCAGCTAAACTGGGGCTTCCTCCCCTCACACCTGAACAGCAGGAAGCTCTCCAAAAA GCAAAGAAGTACGCAATGGAGCAGAGTATCAAGAGCGTGCTGGTGAAGCAAACCATcgcccaccagcagcagcagctcaccaACCTGCAG ATGGCAGCAGTGACAATGGGCTTTGGAGATCCTCTCTCACCTTTACAATCG ATGGCAGCTCAGAGGCAGCGCGCCCTGGCCATCATGTGTCGTGTGTATGTGGGTTCCATATACTATGAACTGGGAGAAGATACCATTCGTCAGGCCTTTGCCCCATTTGGACCTATAAAAAGCATTGATATGTCCTGGGACTCTGTTACAATGAAACACAAG GGTTTTGCTTTTGTGGAATATGAGGTGCCTGAAGCTGCTCAGCTGGCCTTGGAACAGATGAACTCTGTCATGTTGGGGGGAAGAAATATAAAG GTTGGAAGACCGAGTAATATAGGTCAGGCACAACCGATTATAGACCAGCTAGCAGAAGAGGCGAGGGCTTTTAACCGCATCTATGTGGCATCTGTTCATCAGGACCTTTCAGATGATGACATCAAGAGTGTGTTTGAGGCCTTTGGAAAGATTAAATCCTGCACACTAGCAAGGGATCCTACAACAGGAAAACACAAAGGCTATGGTTTCATTG AGTATGAGAAAGCACAGTCTTCTCAAGATGCTGTTTCTTCTATGAACCTCTTTGACCTCGGAGGTCAGTATCTCCGAGTCGGTAAAGCCGTCACTCCTCCGATGCCTCTCCTGACACCCGCTACCCCAGGAGGATTacctccagctgcagctgttgCTGCGGCAGCTGCTACGGCAAAAATCACAGCACAG gAAGCAGTGGCAGGAGCTGCAGTTCTTGGCACTTTGGCAACTCCTGGACTGGTATCTCCAGCACTGACTCTGGCCCAGCCGTTAGGGGCGTTGCCACAGGCTGTAATGGCAGCACAGGCACCAGGAGTCATTACAG GTGTAACCCCTGCTCGGCCTCCCATTCCAGTCACTATCCCACAAGTAGGAGTTGTGAATCCTATTCTGGCTAGTCCCCCAACGTTGGGCCTGATGGAGGtcaagaaggagaaggaggaggaggaagtgttCCAGGAGTCAGAGAGACCAGAGATGCTGAGTGAACAAGAACACATGAGCATATCTGGCAGCAGTGCCCGTCATATGGTGATGCAGAAGCTGCTTCGTAAACAGGAG tCCACTGTGATGGTGCTGCGCAACATGGTGGATCCAAAGGACATTGATGATGACTTGGAGGGAGAAGTGACAGAAGAGTGTGGCAAGTTTGGGGCTGTGAACAGGGTCATCATCTAccaggagaagcagggagaagaagaggaTGCCGAGATCATTGTCAAGATCTTTGTGGAGTTCTCCATGGCCTCCGAGACTCACAAAGCTATTCAGGCTCTGAATGGGCGCTGGTTTGCAGGAAGAAAGGTGGTGGCAGAGGTGTACGACCAGGAGAGATTTGATAACAGTGACCTGTCAGCATGA
- the PUF60 gene encoding poly(U)-binding-splicing factor PUF60 isoform X3, translating to MAATTTISLGTESIKMENGQSTAAKLGLPPLTPEQQEALQKAKKYAMEQSIKSVLVKQTIAHQQQQLTNLQMAAQRQRALAIMCRVYVGSIYYELGEDTIRQAFAPFGPIKSIDMSWDSVTMKHKGFAFVEYEVPEAAQLALEQMNSVMLGGRNIKVGRPSNIGQAQPIIDQLAEEARAFNRIYVASVHQDLSDDDIKSVFEAFGKIKSCTLARDPTTGKHKGYGFIEYEKAQSSQDAVSSMNLFDLGGQYLRVGKAVTPPMPLLTPATPGGLPPAAAVAAAAATAKITAQEAVAGAAVLGTLATPGLVSPALTLAQPLGALPQAVMAAQAPGVITGVTPARPPIPVTIPQVGVVNPILASPPTLGLMEVKKEKEEEEVFQESERPEMLSEQEHMSISGSSARHMVMQKLLRKQESTVMVLRNMVDPKDIDDDLEGEVTEECGKFGAVNRVIIYQEKQGEEEDAEIIVKIFVEFSMASETHKAIQALNGRWFAGRKVVAEVYDQERFDNSDLSA from the exons ATGGCGGCTACAACGACCATCTCCCTG ggTACAGAGTCCATAAAGATGGAAAATGGACAAAGTACAGCAGCTAAACTGGGGCTTCCTCCCCTCACACCTGAACAGCAGGAAGCTCTCCAAAAA GCAAAGAAGTACGCAATGGAGCAGAGTATCAAGAGCGTGCTGGTGAAGCAAACCATcgcccaccagcagcagcagctcaccaACCTGCAG ATGGCAGCTCAGAGGCAGCGCGCCCTGGCCATCATGTGTCGTGTGTATGTGGGTTCCATATACTATGAACTGGGAGAAGATACCATTCGTCAGGCCTTTGCCCCATTTGGACCTATAAAAAGCATTGATATGTCCTGGGACTCTGTTACAATGAAACACAAG GGTTTTGCTTTTGTGGAATATGAGGTGCCTGAAGCTGCTCAGCTGGCCTTGGAACAGATGAACTCTGTCATGTTGGGGGGAAGAAATATAAAG GTTGGAAGACCGAGTAATATAGGTCAGGCACAACCGATTATAGACCAGCTAGCAGAAGAGGCGAGGGCTTTTAACCGCATCTATGTGGCATCTGTTCATCAGGACCTTTCAGATGATGACATCAAGAGTGTGTTTGAGGCCTTTGGAAAGATTAAATCCTGCACACTAGCAAGGGATCCTACAACAGGAAAACACAAAGGCTATGGTTTCATTG AGTATGAGAAAGCACAGTCTTCTCAAGATGCTGTTTCTTCTATGAACCTCTTTGACCTCGGAGGTCAGTATCTCCGAGTCGGTAAAGCCGTCACTCCTCCGATGCCTCTCCTGACACCCGCTACCCCAGGAGGATTacctccagctgcagctgttgCTGCGGCAGCTGCTACGGCAAAAATCACAGCACAG gAAGCAGTGGCAGGAGCTGCAGTTCTTGGCACTTTGGCAACTCCTGGACTGGTATCTCCAGCACTGACTCTGGCCCAGCCGTTAGGGGCGTTGCCACAGGCTGTAATGGCAGCACAGGCACCAGGAGTCATTACAG GTGTAACCCCTGCTCGGCCTCCCATTCCAGTCACTATCCCACAAGTAGGAGTTGTGAATCCTATTCTGGCTAGTCCCCCAACGTTGGGCCTGATGGAGGtcaagaaggagaaggaggaggaggaagtgttCCAGGAGTCAGAGAGACCAGAGATGCTGAGTGAACAAGAACACATGAGCATATCTGGCAGCAGTGCCCGTCATATGGTGATGCAGAAGCTGCTTCGTAAACAGGAG tCCACTGTGATGGTGCTGCGCAACATGGTGGATCCAAAGGACATTGATGATGACTTGGAGGGAGAAGTGACAGAAGAGTGTGGCAAGTTTGGGGCTGTGAACAGGGTCATCATCTAccaggagaagcagggagaagaagaggaTGCCGAGATCATTGTCAAGATCTTTGTGGAGTTCTCCATGGCCTCCGAGACTCACAAAGCTATTCAGGCTCTGAATGGGCGCTGGTTTGCAGGAAGAAAGGTGGTGGCAGAGGTGTACGACCAGGAGAGATTTGATAACAGTGACCTGTCAGCATGA